Genomic segment of Sulfurovum sp. UBA12169:
GAAGCAAAAATCCCTACGATGATAACGCTGTCGCTGAAATGATGCACCATCAGCGGTAAAATCGTAGAGGGTTCGGCTATCGTGATGGCAAGCGAAAGAAAAAATGCATGAATCACATTTTTATAATTATTTTTAGGGTCATCAAGTTTGAACATTATCTGCCGTTTTTATAGAATTGTCATATCAGTGTGCCGAACACGTGCCGTTGCTGTTTATTTTTTCCAATTTTCCTTGAATAAAAAGCATCACGCTCTCTTGAACGTTTTGAGAAATATTGTCAAAGTAAAGGTCAAGCCCGGCCTGCGCAAAGCCCTGAGCAGGCGATCCGCCTATGCCGCTGACGATTAAGGCATCGGGATGGAGGCTCATGATATTGGCCACTGCGTTGCCGCATTCGCCTCCGCTATGGCCAGGGTTTTGAACGACCTCCACCTCTTTAATCTTTTGATCCTCCAATGTAATGATCGTATAGAATTTTGCTTTGCCAAAATGGGCACCTCGTTTGCTAAGGTATCCCATGTTTTCGTCTGTGGGAAAAATCAGTTTCATTTTGTCTCCTTGTGTGAATGTTTATTTTCATGATGTTTTATGATATCGGCCATTTGTGCTTCGTCAAGCAGGGTTAAAGAATTTTCTTCAAAATTTTTCAATACTTCCTCGAGGGTAATGCGCTCAAACCCCGAATGATAAATCTTTATGCCTTCTTGTGTTTTTAGTAACTTATAAGGCATCATTCCCATTTGCTGTATGATAAGCGTATCGGCACCTTCGTCTGTAAGCCATTGTACAACGGCTTGTCCGCCCTCTGCACTGTTTTGTTTTATGGATATTTCTCCGTCTTGGATAAATGCAAACCATTTTGCTTTCCCAAAAAGCGGTGCAACGGCAGGATTTTCTTTGTTTGTTTTGACCGGTATGGCAATTTTCATCGTTTGTCCTTCTTTTTGTTTGGGGAATTCATTTCTTTGTGAAATGATAATGGCTTTACCATTGAGGAGGGCATCTGCTACTTTTTTGTGTGCACCTACCAATATCCTTGAAAATGTAGTTCTTGAAATCCCCATGCGTTCTGCGCATTCTTGCTGATATAAATTTTCATAATCACTTAGTCGTATCGCTTCCATTTCGTCATGTTCAAGTATGGTTTTTTCAATGCATTTGGTTTCTATCCCGCAAGGTTTAAAGCATACTTTGTTATGATTTTTTTCGATATTCCGTATAATTTTTTTCCGGCCCAGTAACATTTGGGAAACTCCTCGTCTTTAATTCGCCTTTGACAAAAACTATTATAACGGACATATGTTCAAAAGTCAAGTTTTTTGTTTTTACAATAGCTGTATTTAACACGATTGCAATGCGGCAGGCGAGTGTTATCGGGTAACAATAGACACATAACCTGCCTGTCTGATATGAAGGTATCTGCTGTGAATGGCTACAATATCGCCATCAAGTTCAAGCAGGTTGTACTCATATTCAAGGTCTATCCGCATCTCTTTTTTTACTTCGCCATAAAAACTTCCCAGTTTTTTGATGAATTTAAAAGGTGTAAAAATAAAAAAACGTTTAGAACTTAGCAGCATAAACGGTGTCATTATGAGATGAACAGGCAAAAGAAAAATAACAGCAAGCAGATATTTCAAAAGACCTTTTTCCAGAATGCCAAAACGCAGTGTCTCAGAAAGAAAGATGTGCTGAAGATCACCCATATTTCCGGCGGAAAAAAGAAAAAGTTCATCGTTGAGTGTAAAGATTTGATGCTTCTCAATTTTAGGCTTTTTGCCATCTGCAAGCAGCTCCAGGACTGTCTGGATTTTTGGTGTACGGTGCAGTTTGGCAACAACATTGAAAGAGCCTATGGGATTAAGGATAAAGACGGGCAAATGATTTAAAGAGTGAAGCTTTTTGAGTACTCTTCGGATCGTTCCGTCGCCTCCGTTGATAATGATATAAGCATATTGCTCTATGGTGCGGCAATTTGCAAGAGAGGATTCTTGTATGGATGTGATTTCAAGAGCAGGGTGATAAAG
This window contains:
- a CDS encoding dinitrogenase iron-molybdenum cofactor biosynthesis protein, with amino-acid sequence MKLIFPTDENMGYLSKRGAHFGKAKFYTIITLEDQKIKEVEVVQNPGHSGGECGNAVANIMSLHPDALIVSGIGGSPAQGFAQAGLDLYFDNISQNVQESVMLFIQGKLEKINSNGTCSAH